The following are from one region of the Psychromonas sp. psych-6C06 genome:
- a CDS encoding site-specific integrase has protein sequence MALTDSKLRSIKAPYTGKPEVFDRDGLTIRVSKNAVIVFYFRFQWFGKPQRMKIGRYPEVKLAEAREQVIKLRRAVFDGDDPRHILKGGAEHELLGNIAQEFLTLRVDKELSKKSQALYHSTFNKYVVPNASINVERYSYTQWIAFFDRINKDSSPENAGNILSRFKTFVRWAKSRGRIKQSHLLDIPTLAVGNHQRKRERTLEWFEVAKLWREIEMSRAALSCRVCTQLLILTGARNSEIREAHLSEFDLGRSLWILPADRSKTKKAIRRALSDKVVELIKSLDLAYGHEREFLIPGQSAKKPLTSHAQNRFVQRLNDRMKLDHFVPHDFRRTIVTRLSENGVMPHVTEKMLGHELGGIMAIYNKHDWLDEQLAGYNLYWELLEKQLR, from the coding sequence ATGGCATTAACAGACTCAAAATTAAGAAGTATTAAGGCTCCATACACAGGTAAACCAGAGGTTTTTGACCGTGATGGTTTAACTATTCGAGTATCTAAAAACGCTGTTATCGTTTTTTACTTTCGTTTCCAGTGGTTTGGAAAGCCACAACGTATGAAAATAGGACGTTATCCTGAGGTTAAACTAGCTGAGGCGCGAGAGCAAGTTATTAAACTCAGGAGAGCTGTGTTTGATGGTGATGATCCGCGTCATATACTCAAAGGTGGGGCTGAACATGAACTGCTAGGTAATATTGCGCAAGAGTTCTTAACCTTGCGCGTGGATAAGGAGTTAAGTAAAAAGTCCCAAGCGCTTTACCATTCTACTTTTAATAAGTATGTGGTCCCCAATGCCTCTATCAATGTTGAACGTTATAGTTATACCCAATGGATTGCTTTTTTTGACCGTATTAATAAAGATTCCTCACCTGAAAATGCGGGTAATATTTTAAGTCGCTTTAAAACCTTTGTTCGTTGGGCTAAGTCACGAGGTCGAATTAAGCAGTCCCATTTACTTGATATCCCAACCTTGGCAGTTGGAAATCATCAACGTAAACGAGAACGAACATTAGAATGGTTTGAAGTAGCCAAATTATGGCGTGAGATTGAGATGAGTAGGGCGGCGTTAAGCTGTCGCGTTTGTACTCAACTATTAATTTTAACCGGTGCGCGAAATAGTGAAATTCGAGAAGCCCATTTGAGTGAATTTGACTTGGGGCGATCGCTTTGGATACTACCAGCTGATCGTTCTAAAACTAAAAAAGCAATAAGGCGAGCACTCTCTGATAAGGTAGTTGAATTAATTAAATCACTAGATTTAGCTTATGGCCATGAGCGTGAGTTTTTAATACCTGGTCAATCTGCTAAAAAACCATTAACGAGTCATGCACAAAACCGCTTCGTTCAACGGCTAAACGATAGAATGAAATTAGACCATTTTGTTCCTCATGACTTCAGGCGAACAATTGTAACTCGTTTAAGTGAAAATGGTGTGATGCCTCATGTCACTGAGAAAATGTTAGGGCATGAACTCGGTGGAATAATGGCTATTTATAATAAACACGATTGGTTAGATGAACAATTAGCGGGTTATAACCTATATTGGGAGTTGTTAGAAAAACAACTTAGATAA
- the sbcB gene encoding exodeoxyribonuclease I: MGKSSQEATLTNNSQQPTLYWHDYETFGLNPGADRPSQFAGIRTDLELNAIDEPNEWYCRIPSDYLPDPVACVLTGITPQQTLQHGVPENEFITHINYQFSQPNTCAVGYNSIRFDDEVTRFTLYRNFLDPYQREWKNGCSRWDIIDLVRACYALRPEGINWPLDDNDVPSFRLELLTTENQLAHDQAHDAMSDVYATIAIAKLIKQKQPKLFDYCFNLRHKGNVLAALKLGSFTPVIHVSGMFPALQGCISYILPIANHPTNKNAIIVVDLNQDLTALETMNIEEIRHYLYTPKAELPEGIDRPAIKLVHINKSPFVAPAKTLSEQRADELGIDRTQCRASLEFIKSHPQLSEKLQLVFSEEREYVKKQSVEEMLYSGGFFSNKDKSLINQISELGIESLSKRQFDFEDERLSKLLWHYRARNGEQYLELEEQEKWQRECQLYLLEHQQSYIEKIDALAMEYQHSPDKIDLLQQLHHYLNYLSCK; this comes from the coding sequence ATGGGTAAATCATCACAAGAAGCTACATTAACAAACAATAGCCAACAACCCACTTTATACTGGCACGATTATGAAACTTTTGGGCTGAATCCTGGTGCAGATCGCCCTTCCCAGTTTGCAGGTATTCGTACCGACCTTGAGCTTAATGCGATTGACGAACCTAATGAATGGTACTGCCGAATCCCTAGTGATTATCTACCAGATCCGGTTGCTTGCGTACTTACAGGTATTACGCCTCAGCAGACCCTACAACACGGCGTTCCTGAAAATGAATTTATCACTCATATCAATTATCAATTTAGTCAACCTAATACCTGTGCTGTCGGCTATAACAGTATACGCTTTGATGATGAAGTAACACGTTTTACACTGTATCGAAATTTTTTAGATCCTTATCAGCGAGAGTGGAAAAATGGCTGTTCTCGTTGGGATATAATCGATCTTGTTCGCGCTTGTTATGCATTAAGGCCCGAAGGAATTAACTGGCCTTTGGATGATAACGATGTCCCTTCATTTCGTTTAGAATTATTAACGACAGAAAATCAACTTGCCCATGATCAAGCACATGATGCGATGAGCGACGTATACGCAACGATTGCTATTGCAAAGCTGATCAAACAAAAACAACCTAAATTATTTGATTATTGCTTTAATCTACGCCACAAAGGGAACGTCCTTGCCGCACTCAAGCTTGGTAGCTTTACTCCTGTGATCCATGTATCAGGAATGTTTCCGGCACTACAAGGTTGTATCTCTTATATTCTTCCTATTGCTAATCACCCAACTAATAAAAATGCGATCATTGTCGTTGACCTTAATCAGGATCTAACAGCACTGGAGACAATGAACATTGAAGAGATCCGCCATTATCTCTATACGCCAAAAGCAGAACTTCCTGAAGGTATCGACCGTCCAGCAATAAAACTTGTCCATATTAATAAAAGCCCATTTGTTGCTCCTGCTAAAACATTATCAGAGCAACGTGCTGATGAATTAGGCATCGATAGAACACAATGTAGGGCATCACTTGAGTTCATAAAATCACATCCTCAATTAAGCGAAAAACTACAGTTAGTTTTTTCAGAAGAGCGAGAGTATGTCAAAAAACAAAGCGTAGAGGAGATGTTATACAGTGGTGGGTTCTTTTCCAATAAAGATAAATCGCTTATAAATCAGATATCTGAGCTAGGGATTGAAAGCTTATCCAAAAGGCAATTCGATTTTGAAGACGAGCGTCTGTCAAAGTTACTTTGGCACTATCGCGCACGTAACGGTGAACAATATTTAGAGTTAGAAGAACAAGAAAAATGGCAACGGGAATGTCAATTATACCTGTTAGAACATCAACAAAGTTATATTGAAAAAATTGATGCTTTAGCTATGGAGTATCAACACAGTCCAGACAAAATTGATTTACTGCAACAATTACATCACTATTTGAATTATTTAAGCTGTAAATAA
- a CDS encoding DUF3465 domain-containing protein, with protein MKKLFSCLVLLFSFISFPLWADDAVIEQAFQSQQSDLQVQGIGKVIKVLPDDTKGSKHQRFILKLRNKQTLLIAHNIDLAPRIPHLQKGDMVEFYGEYEYNKKGGVVHWTHKDPRNKHAHGWLKHNGYKYE; from the coding sequence ATGAAAAAATTATTCTCTTGTTTGGTTTTACTCTTTAGTTTTATCTCATTTCCATTATGGGCAGATGATGCTGTTATTGAGCAAGCCTTTCAATCACAGCAAAGTGATCTCCAAGTACAAGGGATCGGAAAAGTAATTAAGGTGTTGCCCGATGATACGAAAGGCTCAAAGCATCAACGTTTTATTCTTAAGCTACGCAACAAACAAACTCTGTTAATAGCCCATAATATCGATTTGGCACCAAGAATTCCTCATTTGCAAAAAGGTGACATGGTTGAGTTTTATGGTGAATATGAATACAACAAAAAAGGTGGTGTTGTCCATTGGACCCACAAGGATCCGCGCAACAAACATGCTCATGGTTGGTTAAAGCATAATGGTTATAAATATGAATAA
- a CDS encoding AAA family ATPase — MNFDFEIRNLGKVKHAKLKIAPFTVIAGANSSGKSFISRALYSFFNTINKDHVTLSAMNSMLNIQTLLRSAYNSTSVPSNTVNDLFNELMTHIATLENVISKEFGECTFLEQHARTLILDEYILNTEYVMGLLLDEIANKKKYNNFHERLSAANNQLKKLKTNIKNPSTTLSEKVEQGFNDALKENFQIPNLSDLKSFDASAEEPISFNLGPLGEISIVKESINFKLNAESISEFQSLYNVVFIESPIYWKLRKPLINAQKSPLNIFRRLNKRVEGLSGVPQYFYDLIELVDGNIKSTAANEQLDNLEKNINQTLGGNIELSDSGDISFKDSSTSKNISINLTATGVTNLGIIGLLLKRNVIAKGSFVFVDEPEVNLHPAWQKVMIETLYKLSKSGINVVIASHSIDMMKYVENIMDELSEEEIEQQFAINRLSQSGISTSSEISQRKSIAEIKNDLGASFIDMTLESGW, encoded by the coding sequence ATGAATTTTGATTTTGAAATCCGTAATTTAGGTAAAGTTAAGCACGCAAAGTTGAAAATAGCGCCTTTTACTGTAATTGCCGGGGCAAACTCTTCAGGAAAAAGCTTTATCAGCAGAGCGTTATACAGTTTTTTTAATACCATCAATAAAGACCATGTTACTTTAAGTGCCATGAATAGTATGCTCAATATCCAAACGTTACTTCGCTCTGCTTACAATTCTACGAGTGTTCCTAGTAATACTGTAAATGATCTTTTTAACGAGTTAATGACTCATATTGCGACTTTAGAGAACGTGATCAGTAAAGAGTTTGGTGAATGTACATTCTTAGAACAGCACGCTAGAACTCTAATACTCGATGAGTACATTTTAAATACAGAATACGTTATGGGACTTTTGTTAGATGAAATAGCAAATAAAAAAAAGTACAACAACTTCCATGAACGATTATCTGCGGCAAATAACCAACTTAAAAAACTAAAAACTAATATCAAAAACCCATCTACTACATTATCTGAGAAAGTAGAACAGGGATTCAATGACGCGCTAAAAGAAAATTTTCAAATACCAAATTTAAGCGATTTAAAATCTTTTGATGCATCTGCAGAGGAACCAATTTCATTTAATCTAGGCCCTTTGGGTGAGATTTCAATCGTTAAAGAATCAATCAACTTCAAACTAAATGCAGAAAGTATAAGTGAATTCCAGTCGTTGTATAATGTCGTGTTTATTGAATCTCCAATCTATTGGAAACTTAGAAAGCCTTTAATAAATGCACAAAAAAGCCCTTTAAATATATTTAGGCGCTTAAATAAAAGAGTTGAGGGACTTTCAGGTGTACCCCAATATTTTTATGATTTGATTGAGCTAGTAGATGGAAACATTAAATCGACTGCTGCAAATGAGCAACTAGATAATTTAGAAAAAAACATTAATCAAACTTTAGGCGGGAATATTGAATTATCTGACAGTGGTGATATCTCCTTTAAAGATTCATCGACGTCAAAAAATATCAGCATAAATCTTACTGCCACAGGCGTCACCAATTTAGGGATAATAGGGTTACTTTTGAAACGAAATGTTATTGCAAAAGGCAGTTTTGTTTTTGTAGATGAACCTGAAGTAAATTTACACCCCGCATGGCAAAAAGTAATGATAGAGACGCTATATAAACTGAGTAAAAGTGGAATAAACGTTGTGATAGCAAGCCATAGTATAGATATGATGAAGTATGTCGAAAATATTATGGATGAGTTAAGTGAAGAGGAAATAGAACAACAATTTGCAATTAACAGGCTTTCTCAAAGTGGCATATCTACTTCTTCTGAGATATCTCAAAGAAAATCGATTGCAGAAATAAAAAATGACCTAGGTGCTTCATTTATTGATATGACTTTAGAGAGTGGTTGGTAA